A genomic segment from Patescibacteria group bacterium encodes:
- a CDS encoding efflux RND transporter permease subunit, protein MSTEKQPQYNWVARLTGFFLRNTQIAIVLFLVIVVSGLVSLLSLQREGFPQVPVKVAVIQTVYKGAAPAEIERSVTNPIETALKGNNNIKELSSQSRDSASVITATIEPSADLDSAIQEINGKVAAVQLPNDAEKPSVFQPATGGAAFTYGLTGGSTLDLLKQGRIFEQEMSQVKGVKEVKADVNAEAEVEVTFDTVKLVANGVDISKISDTVAASNVNIPAGQVTAGSVNSTVIMAGRLESLEQLQEVRLPTAGGGVVRLGDVATVSQRVNKDDQLTRFGYQKEGKPVGVEGLTYSIQLRDDADILQVDGELQKAVERLKQDKIIAENVEVVRLYDQAESTRQQIHEIVAGAFGEHWENIGWFGLAGFLFGGIWLLAIAMAVFVNVRAALVAAISVPLSFFVTVTTLYVGGVTLNTLTLFSMILVLGLVVDPVIVVLEALQRYKDRGYQGIEAAMRAVDSVGLGVLMAVLISTIVFIPFGIVSGVFGEIIRFIPITVIPALVASFFVPILFLTAIGNRVLKSHHKDGEDTSEEASLWRVSLWFQRTNRSILKRWPLQVAIIAVAAVLPIAIAGFLFGTGRIESVQFSKPDDTEALTVTVSYPAARSTASVEQLAQKTEQALSDHGEIRSYLYQQQSPGSFTILANLTPPSERERKSTEIVDDIRGELPSEPGQVYASAETLGSGTPVPEFPVQLQVYDNDQKKLKDFSVAAGEYLRGVEGVKRVSDGYTDGDPAQITVTPNIASLAAVGLTPASFGGQIAGVIGEQDLTKLQLDSGEVAVMGHYSNGAKPATESDIAALTVSTPSGPVAVGSVATVTSAPGIGSINHFNGNRFATVKAQLNEGVDQFAVQEKLNTWAKDNRERFGLLEDAFESKGEGDEIVKSFQELFVALGAAILLTYVVLALFFRSFLQPLIITFAVPLSFIGVFPALYWFGGGQFGFLEILGMITLVGIVENVGIFVIDYANRRVKEGMDHRDAIALATAVRFRPIFLTKVCALGSLLPLAIISPFWRGLAAVIVAGILTSGITSLFTTPILYHWVESFTAWRHRFGSRISARWRRRNA, encoded by the coding sequence ATGAGTACCGAAAAACAGCCGCAATATAACTGGGTCGCCCGCTTGACCGGGTTCTTTTTAAGGAACACCCAGATTGCTATTGTGCTGTTTTTGGTAATTGTGGTGAGCGGGCTGGTTTCGCTATTAAGCTTGCAGCGAGAAGGATTTCCGCAGGTGCCGGTTAAGGTAGCGGTAATTCAGACCGTATATAAAGGGGCTGCCCCCGCCGAGATTGAGCGAAGTGTCACCAACCCAATCGAGACCGCGCTCAAGGGCAACAACAACATCAAGGAGCTTAGCTCACAGTCGCGTGATAGTGCCTCGGTAATTACGGCCACAATTGAGCCAAGTGCCGATTTGGACTCGGCGATACAAGAGATTAACGGTAAGGTAGCGGCGGTTCAACTACCGAACGATGCCGAAAAGCCAAGCGTGTTTCAGCCCGCTACCGGTGGAGCCGCTTTCACCTATGGGCTAACCGGCGGATCAACTCTCGACCTACTTAAGCAGGGCCGCATCTTTGAGCAAGAGATGAGCCAGGTAAAGGGGGTGAAAGAGGTTAAGGCCGATGTTAACGCTGAGGCTGAGGTTGAGGTAACATTCGATACCGTCAAGCTGGTGGCTAACGGTGTTGATATTAGTAAGATAAGCGACACAGTGGCGGCGTCTAATGTTAACATTCCGGCCGGACAGGTCACCGCCGGTTCGGTCAACTCAACCGTTATTATGGCTGGACGGCTGGAGTCGCTGGAGCAACTACAGGAGGTTCGCTTGCCAACTGCTGGTGGTGGGGTGGTCCGCTTGGGCGACGTGGCAACGGTGAGTCAGCGGGTGAATAAGGACGATCAGTTGACTCGCTTTGGTTACCAAAAAGAGGGTAAGCCGGTTGGCGTTGAAGGTTTGACCTACAGCATTCAGCTGCGTGACGACGCCGATATCTTACAGGTTGATGGAGAGCTGCAAAAGGCGGTCGAACGGCTAAAGCAAGACAAGATCATTGCCGAGAACGTAGAGGTGGTACGGCTGTATGATCAGGCTGAATCAACGCGTCAGCAGATTCACGAGATCGTGGCCGGTGCCTTTGGTGAGCATTGGGAGAATATTGGCTGGTTTGGGCTGGCCGGATTCTTGTTTGGTGGTATTTGGCTGCTAGCCATTGCCATGGCGGTGTTTGTAAACGTTCGAGCGGCTTTGGTGGCCGCCATATCGGTGCCATTAAGCTTTTTTGTGACGGTGACAACGCTGTATGTCGGCGGGGTGACGCTTAATACCCTAACGCTGTTTTCGATGATTCTGGTGCTTGGTTTGGTGGTTGATCCGGTGATTGTGGTGCTCGAGGCGCTACAGCGCTATAAAGACCGTGGTTATCAAGGAATTGAGGCGGCCATGCGAGCGGTCGATAGTGTGGGTCTGGGCGTACTGATGGCGGTATTAATTTCAACAATCGTGTTCATTCCATTTGGTATTGTATCGGGTGTGTTTGGCGAGATTATCCGCTTTATTCCGATCACGGTGATCCCGGCCTTAGTGGCATCCTTCTTTGTACCAATTCTGTTTTTAACCGCGATTGGCAATCGAGTACTTAAATCGCATCACAAAGACGGTGAGGATACCAGCGAAGAAGCTTCGCTGTGGCGAGTTAGTTTGTGGTTCCAGCGGACCAACCGCTCAATCTTAAAGCGTTGGCCGCTACAAGTGGCGATCATCGCCGTGGCGGCGGTTCTACCAATCGCAATTGCCGGGTTCCTGTTTGGCACCGGCCGGATTGAAAGCGTTCAGTTTTCGAAGCCGGATGATACCGAAGCCTTAACCGTGACGGTCAGCTACCCTGCCGCCCGTAGCACGGCGTCGGTTGAGCAGCTGGCTCAAAAAACCGAGCAAGCATTGAGCGATCATGGAGAGATTCGGAGTTACCTGTACCAGCAGCAATCGCCGGGGAGCTTTACAATCCTGGCCAACCTAACTCCTCCTAGCGAGCGTGAGCGTAAGTCCACCGAGATTGTTGATGATATTCGCGGCGAGCTACCCAGTGAGCCGGGACAGGTTTACGCTAGCGCCGAAACGCTGGGAAGCGGCACGCCGGTACCGGAGTTTCCGGTACAGCTTCAGGTTTACGATAACGACCAAAAGAAGTTAAAAGACTTTTCGGTTGCTGCCGGCGAGTACTTGCGCGGGGTTGAGGGGGTTAAGCGAGTTTCGGATGGCTACACCGATGGCGATCCAGCTCAAATCACGGTTACTCCTAATATTGCTTCTTTGGCGGCGGTTGGTTTGACGCCCGCCAGCTTTGGCGGACAGATTGCCGGTGTGATTGGTGAGCAGGATCTGACCAAACTCCAGCTTGATAGCGGCGAGGTAGCGGTTATGGGCCATTACAGTAACGGAGCCAAGCCGGCCACCGAAAGCGATATTGCCGCCTTGACCGTTAGTACGCCAAGTGGTCCGGTTGCGGTTGGCAGTGTGGCTACGGTTACGTCTGCACCAGGTATTGGCTCAATCAACCATTTTAACGGCAATCGTTTTGCTACGGTTAAGGCCCAGCTGAATGAAGGTGTTGATCAGTTTGCAGTACAGGAAAAGCTAAACACTTGGGCAAAAGATAATCGCGAACGCTTTGGCCTGCTCGAGGATGCATTTGAGTCAAAGGGCGAAGGTGACGAAATTGTTAAGTCGTTCCAAGAGCTGTTTGTGGCGTTGGGCGCGGCTATCTTGCTTACCTACGTGGTGCTGGCACTGTTCTTCCGCTCCTTCTTGCAGCCACTAATTATCACCTTTGCGGTGCCGCTCAGCTTTATTGGGGTGTTCCCGGCGCTATATTGGTTTGGCGGCGGTCAGTTTGGCTTTTTGGAGATCTTGGGCATGATCACCCTGGTCGGAATCGTGGAGAATGTTGGTATCTTTGTGATCGACTATGCCAACCGTCGGGTTAAGGAGGGGATGGATCATCGTGATGCAATCGCACTTGCCACCGCGGTCAGGTTCCGGCCAATCTTCCTGACCAAGGTGTGTGCGTTGGGTTCGTTGTTGCCCCTGGCGATCATTAGCCCATTTTGGCGCGGCTTGGCGGCGGTGATTGTGGCCGGTATCTTAACCTCCGGCATTACATCGCTGTTTACCACACCAATTTTGTACCATTGGGTTGAAAGCTTTACCGCTTGGCGCCACCGTTTTGGTTCACGCATATCGGCTCGTTGGCGCCGTCGTAACGCCTAG
- a CDS encoding sodium-transporting two-sector ATPase, which yields MYDNKAFQRLMDDGRTNGEVISLKGLDLMIKGLEGASVNSLILFECGERGLVRAIHDHCVEVLAFSVKNIRIGTVGVLEQETYQAGVGDALVGRVMNVAGEALDGKGAITPTGYAEVFATAPGVAERQLVDKQLVSGVAIVDSLFPLVLGQRMAILGDSKTGKSTFLRQLTTSQAQEGRVVIYVLIAKRQIEIDALIQHLNTTGAIKRSIVIVASAFESLSLAYLAPYVGCTVGEYFWRQGKDVVVVYDDLSSHAKIYRELSLLAEVSPGRDSYPGDMFYAHSSLLERAGKLAKGGGTLTALPVVLTPNDDITSYLSTSLMSITDGQIIFDQDNFRRGVRPAVNVGLSVSRVGGRVQSPEWKTLTVNLFRKLADYRQAAEFAQFGSELAAQTQADLALGRSVYEIYRQTPQELHSVTAQYLMLATVLAGGGKVTINIPLLKKLATERAAGKPAEDWSQEVQQLLAQVKVGVSV from the coding sequence ATGTATGACAATAAGGCGTTTCAGCGCTTAATGGATGATGGTCGGACCAACGGCGAGGTAATTAGCCTTAAAGGCTTGGATTTGATGATTAAGGGCCTCGAAGGTGCTAGCGTAAACTCGTTAATACTGTTTGAATGTGGCGAGCGTGGTTTGGTGCGGGCAATTCATGATCATTGCGTTGAGGTGCTGGCTTTTTCGGTCAAAAACATACGCATCGGTACGGTTGGCGTATTAGAGCAAGAAACCTACCAGGCTGGCGTAGGCGACGCTTTGGTTGGTCGAGTGATGAATGTGGCGGGCGAGGCGCTTGACGGCAAAGGCGCGATCACGCCGACCGGTTACGCCGAGGTTTTTGCCACCGCTCCGGGTGTAGCCGAGCGCCAACTAGTCGATAAGCAGCTGGTTAGTGGTGTGGCGATTGTGGACAGTTTGTTCCCCTTGGTGCTTGGCCAGCGCATGGCGATACTGGGTGATAGCAAGACCGGCAAAAGCACCTTTTTACGCCAACTAACCACCAGTCAAGCCCAGGAAGGCAGGGTGGTTATATACGTTTTAATTGCCAAGCGACAGATTGAGATTGACGCCTTAATCCAGCACCTTAATACCACGGGAGCAATTAAGCGCAGTATTGTAATTGTCGCGAGCGCCTTTGAGTCGCTCAGCCTCGCCTATTTAGCTCCTTATGTTGGCTGTACGGTTGGCGAGTATTTTTGGAGACAGGGCAAGGATGTGGTGGTGGTTTATGATGACTTGAGCAGTCACGCCAAGATTTATCGTGAGCTATCTTTGCTGGCGGAGGTAAGCCCCGGCCGTGACTCATACCCTGGTGACATGTTTTATGCGCACTCCTCACTACTGGAGCGAGCCGGCAAGCTAGCCAAAGGCGGCGGAACCTTGACGGCGCTGCCGGTGGTGCTCACCCCAAATGACGACATCACCTCTTATCTTTCTACCAGCTTAATGTCGATTACCGACGGTCAGATCATTTTTGATCAAGATAATTTTAGGCGCGGAGTCAGGCCGGCGGTTAATGTTGGACTGTCGGTCTCGCGCGTCGGTGGGCGAGTTCAGAGCCCAGAATGGAAAACCTTAACGGTTAATCTGTTCCGCAAACTTGCCGACTACCGGCAGGCGGCTGAGTTTGCTCAGTTCGGGTCGGAGCTGGCGGCTCAAACTCAGGCCGATCTAGCTTTGGGTCGATCGGTATACGAAATTTACCGCCAAACCCCGCAAGAGCTTCACAGTGTAACGGCTCAGTATTTAATGTTGGCGACGGTTTTAGCTGGAGGGGGTAAGGTAACGATTAACATCCCGCTGCTTAAAAAGCTGGCCACCGAGCGCGCCGCCGGTAAGCCGGCCGAGGATTGGAGCCAAGAGGTGCAGCAGCTGTTGGCACAGGTTAAGGTTGGGGTGTCGGTATGA
- a CDS encoding disulfide bond formation protein B, with protein MPKSVIYSRYIAFTQALVATLGSLALSEIAKLPPCVLCWYQRSMMYPLAIILAVGIVRRERQLWQYVLPLSLIGWIISLYHTLLQWKIIPDTLAPCVQGVSCTTVQVHLLGFITIPFMSLVAFTVIIGCMIVEWRSSDES; from the coding sequence ATGCCTAAGTCGGTTATCTACAGTCGTTACATCGCTTTTACCCAGGCCCTGGTTGCCACCCTGGGGAGCCTCGCCCTCAGCGAGATCGCTAAACTACCGCCCTGCGTGCTGTGTTGGTACCAGCGCAGCATGATGTACCCGTTAGCGATTATTTTGGCGGTTGGAATCGTTCGCCGCGAGCGCCAACTTTGGCAGTACGTTCTCCCGCTGTCACTAATCGGCTGGATCATCTCCCTGTACCACACCCTGTTACAGTGGAAGATCATCCCCGATACACTCGCCCCCTGTGTCCAAGGTGTATCCTGCACCACCGTCCAGGTGCACCTACTTGGGTTCATCACCATCCCATTTATGTCGTTAGTAGCTTTTACTGTTATTATTGGTTGCATGATCGTGGAATGGAGGAGTTCAGATGAGTCGTGA
- a CDS encoding F0F1 ATP synthase subunit beta yields MAKVATKTTKDSVAGKRYGMVTAVNSLTAVLTWVGEPPAIRELLTIKKGEKTATLEVRSFEQNAQVTAIILEGVPQVVRGSKAEATAQTITVPVGPSTLGRMFNALGQPIDGGADLKEAPRKSIYEVKPAVQLAKAETPQVLETGIKVIDFFTPFVKGRKIGIVGGAGVGKTVLMMELIHNVARDGKSLSLFAGIGERIREGHELYETLRARKLLGSAVMFFGQMNETAALRSTVGMTAAALAEHFRDEEKRDSLFFIDNIYRHIQAGNELSTSMGQIPSEGGYQATLFSDLKQLEDRLYSNQQGSVTSVQTIYIPADDISDPAVQEIQQQLDSVIVLSRSVAESGIRPAVDLIRTSSSLLTPEIVGDRHYMLVTSVQAIMQKYDSLKNIITIIGENELSPEDRQQYQKAKKLIQFFHQDFFVSEELTGKPGQFVSLADTLSQLEEILI; encoded by the coding sequence GTGGCTAAAGTAGCAACCAAGACAACCAAAGACAGTGTAGCCGGAAAGCGCTACGGCATGGTGACGGCGGTTAACAGTTTAACGGCGGTGCTGACTTGGGTGGGCGAGCCGCCGGCAATTCGCGAGCTGCTAACCATAAAAAAGGGCGAAAAAACCGCCACACTCGAAGTTCGGTCATTTGAGCAAAACGCCCAAGTAACCGCCATTATTCTAGAAGGCGTACCTCAGGTTGTGCGCGGATCAAAGGCGGAGGCCACCGCTCAAACCATTACGGTGCCGGTGGGGCCATCGACCTTGGGGCGAATGTTTAACGCCCTGGGTCAGCCAATCGACGGTGGCGCCGATTTAAAAGAGGCTCCGCGCAAGTCAATTTATGAGGTTAAGCCAGCGGTTCAGCTAGCTAAAGCCGAAACTCCGCAGGTGCTTGAAACCGGCATAAAGGTAATTGATTTCTTTACCCCGTTTGTTAAGGGCCGCAAAATCGGCATTGTGGGTGGCGCCGGTGTTGGTAAAACGGTGCTAATGATGGAGCTGATTCACAACGTGGCGCGTGATGGCAAAAGTTTGTCGCTGTTTGCCGGTATCGGCGAGCGGATTCGCGAAGGTCATGAGCTGTATGAAACCTTGCGGGCGCGTAAGCTGCTGGGTTCGGCGGTGATGTTCTTTGGTCAGATGAACGAGACGGCGGCATTGCGCTCAACCGTGGGCATGACGGCAGCGGCTTTAGCGGAGCACTTTCGTGATGAAGAAAAGCGTGACTCGCTGTTCTTTATTGACAACATCTACCGCCATATTCAGGCAGGAAACGAGCTGTCGACCAGTATGGGGCAGATTCCTTCGGAGGGCGGATACCAGGCGACCCTGTTTTCGGACCTAAAACAGCTGGAAGATCGCCTTTATTCAAACCAACAGGGTTCGGTTACATCGGTGCAGACCATTTACATACCGGCCGATGATATTAGCGATCCGGCGGTACAGGAGATTCAGCAGCAGCTTGATTCGGTAATCGTGCTGTCTCGGTCGGTGGCAGAAAGCGGCATTAGACCGGCGGTAGATTTAATCCGCACCAGCTCCTCTTTGCTGACGCCAGAAATAGTTGGCGACCGTCACTATATGCTGGTAACCAGCGTTCAAGCGATCATGCAAAAGTATGATTCGCTTAAGAATATCATCACTATTATTGGCGAAAATGAGCTAAGTCCAGAGGATCGTCAGCAGTACCAAAAGGCTAAAAAACTGATTCAGTTCTTCCACCAAGACTTCTTTGTATCGGAGGAGCTAACCGGTAAGCCGGGGCAGTTTGTGAGCTTGGCCGACACCCTGTCGCAGCTTGAGGAGATCTTAATTTAA
- a CDS encoding MarR family transcriptional regulator, whose product MNGNNQQVNKSMSFKLHQVVKLLHHQADVILQQELGISFSQYLVLKVTTQMEGPSQRDVAACLDITPAAISRHIDGLCERGLMHKEAQPDNRRQHSLRLTRVGVSKAESAQRLLSERFDNLMATQLNETEIAQLEVSLDKLIVALQNDKFLH is encoded by the coding sequence ATGAACGGAAATAATCAGCAAGTAAATAAGTCGATGAGCTTTAAGCTACATCAGGTGGTTAAGCTGCTTCACCATCAGGCTGATGTTATTTTGCAGCAGGAGCTGGGCATTAGCTTTAGCCAGTATCTGGTGCTTAAGGTGACTACGCAGATGGAGGGTCCGTCACAGCGTGATGTCGCTGCTTGTCTCGACATTACTCCGGCGGCCATCAGTCGGCACATTGATGGTTTGTGTGAGCGCGGGCTGATGCACAAAGAGGCACAGCCAGATAATCGAAGGCAGCACAGCTTGCGGTTAACCAGGGTTGGCGTCAGCAAGGCCGAAAGTGCCCAGCGATTACTGAGCGAGCGATTCGACAACTTGATGGCTACCCAGCTAAATGAGACGGAGATAGCCCAGCTAGAGGTTTCTTTAGATAAGCTGATTGTTGCCCTGCAAAATGATAAATTTCTACACTAA